In Edaphobacter paludis, a single window of DNA contains:
- a CDS encoding ABC transporter ATP-binding protein: protein MAIETAVDPMLSNASGPRAGDVIVTDNLWKTYEMGDQQVNALRGVNLRIRHNEYVAIMGPSGSGKSTLMNLIGCLDSPSQGKYWLNGHDVSELNDDELARIRNKEIGFVFQTFNLLARATSLHNVELPLIYNGTPAAARIERAKSVLESVGLAERMMHKPNELSGGQRQRVAIARALVNKPSIILADEPTGNLDSKTGDEIMALFDDLHAQGNTIVLVTHEPDIAEFAHRVVTIRDGVIASDHISSRISNKG from the coding sequence ATGGCCATCGAAACCGCAGTTGATCCAATGCTCAGCAATGCCTCCGGACCTCGCGCCGGCGACGTGATCGTCACGGACAATCTCTGGAAGACCTATGAGATGGGCGACCAGCAGGTGAATGCCCTGCGCGGTGTGAACCTGCGCATCCGGCACAATGAGTACGTCGCCATCATGGGCCCGTCAGGGTCGGGTAAATCTACGCTGATGAACCTGATCGGCTGTCTCGATTCGCCATCGCAGGGCAAATATTGGCTCAACGGCCACGATGTCTCCGAGCTCAATGACGACGAACTCGCCCGCATCCGCAATAAGGAGATCGGCTTCGTCTTCCAGACGTTCAACCTGCTGGCTCGCGCCACCTCGCTGCACAATGTCGAGCTGCCGCTCATCTACAACGGCACTCCGGCGGCCGCACGCATTGAACGCGCCAAGTCGGTACTGGAATCGGTCGGCCTCGCCGAACGCATGATGCACAAGCCGAACGAGCTCTCCGGCGGCCAGCGGCAGCGTGTCGCCATCGCCCGTGCGTTGGTCAACAAACCCTCCATCATCCTCGCCGACGAGCCGACAGGAAACCTCGACTCCAAGACGGGAGACGAGATCATGGCGCTCTTCGACGATCTCCACGCCCAGGGAAATACCATTGTTCTTGTCACCCACGAGCCGGACATCGCTGAGTTCGCCCATCGGGTAGTCACGATTCGCGACGGCGTCATCGCCAGCGACCATATCTCCTCACGTATCAGCAATAAAGGGTAG